In one Puniceicoccus vermicola genomic region, the following are encoded:
- a CDS encoding NYN domain-containing protein, protein MDKHLLIDGYNMIHGIPTLSRVLEESPDAACDSLVQMARTIHDEDGLRVTVVFDGREKRIQVENPCNRPTFSVIYAPRQLSADGVIEQLLAKTRVPESVTVASRDNMIREAAAARGSFSIDGRGFEDWVGRCERRTSSRLGAGKTPKWKSSLGDQWKMPRVPEESS, encoded by the coding sequence ATGGATAAGCATCTTTTGATCGATGGCTATAACATGATTCATGGCATTCCTACTTTGAGCCGGGTACTGGAAGAGAGTCCGGATGCTGCTTGTGACAGTCTGGTCCAGATGGCCCGGACGATTCATGATGAGGATGGGCTTCGAGTGACAGTGGTTTTTGACGGACGGGAGAAACGGATCCAAGTGGAAAATCCCTGCAATCGCCCGACGTTTTCCGTCATTTACGCTCCCCGGCAGCTTTCTGCGGATGGAGTGATAGAGCAGCTTTTGGCGAAGACCAGGGTCCCGGAATCGGTGACGGTGGCTTCGCGGGATAATATGATTCGGGAGGCGGCGGCAGCCCGGGGTTCGTTCTCGATTGATGGGCGGGGGTTCGAGGATTGGGTTGGGAGGTGTGAACGTCGGACCTCTTCGCGATTGGGAGCGGGCAAGACGCCAAAATGGAAATCCTCCCTCGGCGATCAGTGGAAGATGCCAAGGGTGCCGGAGGAGTCTTCTTGA
- a CDS encoding DUF2851 family protein, protein MNSGNRVEELTGLYGPVFFAEKQVQRIWATRSFRQEGLVTRSGKVLEVLDPGRWNFQEGPDFRDAILVLDGRRCHGDVEIHLHERDWLRHKHGIDPNFDEVVLHVVLFPDRRDDLDQGEAGSTFETLEWLKYLDRDLETYFDDQGVDQLLDEGLPDSLTFLLDLPPEARESVLVRAARERWDRKVGVMQKRVEVAGRVATFHQIFLETLGLKRNRATMSRLAIAYPFEQWQQAPMETAAEAFASFQDDWHLAGCRPANHPRRRLESYGQWIAGGQLNGPERLIERPWRRSAEGGSLEMTSLRVARRRKEWELSKQEEEWRAIFAPGVVGSRFHTWIGDGLLPFLAAELPDYNGFPGWFVWPVGDVPDRMKRTLKVLEVTGPGRPLCNGWTQGIIRLLEPDYDPSSALGGA, encoded by the coding sequence ATGAATTCGGGAAATCGAGTCGAGGAGCTGACGGGGCTCTATGGTCCAGTTTTTTTCGCGGAAAAGCAGGTCCAACGGATTTGGGCGACTCGCTCCTTTCGCCAGGAGGGTCTGGTGACCCGTTCGGGTAAGGTTTTGGAAGTTTTGGATCCGGGACGTTGGAACTTTCAGGAAGGTCCCGATTTTCGGGACGCGATTCTCGTCCTGGATGGGCGTCGTTGTCATGGAGATGTAGAGATCCACCTTCATGAGCGGGATTGGCTCCGGCACAAACACGGGATAGATCCGAATTTTGATGAGGTGGTTCTCCATGTGGTGCTCTTTCCCGATCGGCGTGACGATCTCGACCAAGGCGAGGCGGGATCAACCTTCGAGACGCTGGAATGGCTCAAGTATCTGGATCGTGATTTGGAGACCTATTTTGACGATCAGGGAGTCGATCAGTTGTTGGATGAAGGGTTGCCTGATTCGCTGACCTTTCTCCTCGATCTTCCGCCGGAAGCCCGGGAGAGCGTCTTGGTCCGAGCCGCCCGCGAGAGGTGGGATCGTAAAGTGGGCGTGATGCAAAAACGGGTGGAAGTGGCCGGACGGGTGGCGACTTTTCATCAGATATTTTTGGAAACCCTCGGGCTGAAGCGGAATCGTGCGACCATGAGCCGCTTGGCGATTGCTTATCCATTCGAGCAGTGGCAGCAAGCCCCGATGGAGACGGCGGCGGAGGCTTTTGCATCCTTCCAGGACGATTGGCATTTGGCGGGATGCCGGCCTGCGAACCACCCGCGTCGTCGTTTGGAGAGTTATGGGCAATGGATTGCCGGTGGTCAGTTGAACGGCCCGGAACGTTTGATTGAGCGACCTTGGCGTCGTTCGGCGGAGGGAGGAAGTCTCGAGATGACGAGCCTCCGGGTGGCCCGCCGGAGAAAGGAGTGGGAGCTTTCGAAGCAGGAAGAGGAGTGGCGAGCGATTTTTGCTCCCGGCGTGGTCGGGAGCCGTTTCCACACTTGGATCGGAGATGGTTTATTGCCGTTTTTGGCGGCGGAGCTTCCGGATTACAATGGGTTTCCCGGCTGGTTCGTCTGGCCGGTAGGGGATGTGCCGGATCGAATGAAGCGAACGCTGAAGGTGTTGGAGGTGACGGGGCCTGGGCGTCCGTTGTGCAACGGATGGACGCAAGGGATCATTCGCCTTCTCGAACCGGATTACGATCCGTCGTCGGCACTCGGCGGTGCGTAG
- a CDS encoding lytic transglycosylase domain-containing protein — MLNRSARNFLPVLLIGTALVLSSCSRPEKKIIPAEDVWAYILKRAPEHQLDPGFVYSIAFAESSFNAYADSGVARGITQMSEDAWTTVTDISYKRAWNWRTNLNTAMLYLAHCREALVDARHFNYPLLAASYRYGPGAVKNANYTLSRLPKPTNKIYQEIFAGNIQPYAPPSADDGS; from the coding sequence ATGCTCAATCGATCCGCCCGAAATTTCCTTCCCGTTCTTTTGATCGGGACGGCCCTCGTTCTGAGCAGCTGCTCCCGTCCGGAGAAGAAGATCATTCCCGCCGAAGACGTTTGGGCCTACATCCTCAAGCGAGCCCCGGAACATCAACTCGACCCCGGATTCGTCTATTCCATCGCCTTCGCCGAGAGTTCCTTCAATGCCTACGCCGACAGTGGAGTCGCCCGCGGAATCACTCAAATGAGCGAGGATGCCTGGACGACGGTCACCGATATCTCGTACAAACGAGCCTGGAACTGGCGGACCAATCTCAATACGGCCATGCTCTACTTAGCGCATTGCCGCGAAGCATTGGTCGACGCCCGCCATTTCAACTACCCCCTCCTCGCAGCTTCCTACCGCTATGGCCCAGGAGCTGTCAAAAACGCGAACTACACCCTCTCTCGGTTACCCAAACCGACGAACAAAATCTATCAGGAGATCTTCGCGGGCAACATCCAGCCCTACGCACCGCCGAGTGCCGACGACGGATCGTAA